The Bdellovibrionales bacterium genome includes a region encoding these proteins:
- a CDS encoding translation initiation factor IF-3, translated as MQPLKTGTRTGNRTGKSEKKGDGYRVNREISAPQVRVIDEDGTMVGVMSVSEALRMAEDRQLDLIEIAPTAKPPTCKIIDYGKWKYESKKKEKNAKKNQTVITIKEIQVRPRTDQHDLEVKLRHARRFLLDGDKVKVNLRFQGREMAHQEQGFKLLEKISLGLIDIAIQESPPKREGRQMFVLLSPDILKIKEYRKLHPENKKEDDSSNREADEEGAEEQGL; from the coding sequence ATTCAGCCGCTTAAGACAGGAACCCGCACAGGAAATCGAACCGGAAAATCAGAGAAAAAGGGCGATGGCTATCGAGTTAATCGTGAAATATCTGCCCCACAGGTGAGGGTAATCGACGAGGATGGGACGATGGTTGGAGTGATGTCCGTCTCGGAAGCCCTCAGAATGGCCGAAGACCGCCAGCTGGATTTGATCGAAATAGCTCCAACGGCTAAACCTCCCACATGTAAAATTATTGATTACGGTAAATGGAAGTACGAGTCTAAGAAGAAAGAGAAAAACGCAAAGAAGAACCAGACTGTCATTACGATCAAGGAGATTCAGGTTCGTCCGAGGACGGATCAGCACGATCTTGAGGTTAAATTGCGTCATGCCCGCCGTTTTTTGTTGGACGGGGACAAGGTGAAAGTGAACCTGCGATTTCAGGGTCGAGAAATGGCTCACCAGGAGCAGGGATTCAAGCTATTGGAAAAAATTTCTTTGGGATTAATTGATATCGCTATTCAAGAGTCCCCCCCAAAAAGGGAGGGAAGGCAAATGTTTGTGCTCCTTTCTCCGGATATCCTTAAAATAAAGGAATATAGAAAACTTCATCCGGAGAACAAGAAGGAGGATGACAGCTCGAATAGGGAAGCCGACGAAGAGGGGGCGGAGGAACAGGGGCTTTGA
- the rpmI gene encoding 50S ribosomal protein L35 translates to MTARIGKPTKRGRRNRGFDQVPFLGKDVRGCKSTCPLGPAHSTSSRSIKFDKLKSAIKSERSILVFPPFQTGDSVKLKTHSRAKKRFRAKPSGKIKHKQPNLRHILTKKSSKRKRHLGQMVYVCSSNEYQLQRQLVL, encoded by the coding sequence ATGACAGCTCGAATAGGGAAGCCGACGAAGAGGGGGCGGAGGAACAGGGGCTTTGACCAAGTCCCGTTTTTAGGTAAAGACGTGAGGGGGTGTAAATCTACTTGCCCCCTGGGTCCTGCCCATAGTACAAGTAGCCGCTCGATTAAATTCGATAAGCTGAAATCGGCCATAAAAAGTGAAAGATCAATCCTGGTTTTTCCGCCTTTTCAGACGGGAGATAGTGTGAAGCTAAAGACTCATAGCAGAGCGAAAAAGCGTTTCCGCGCCAAGCCAAGCGGAAAAATAAAGCACAAACAGCCAAATCTACGTCACATTTTGACAAAGAAGAGTTCTAAGCGAAAACGTCATTTGGGACAGATGGTATATGTTTGTTCGTCCAATGAATATCAACTCCAGCGCCAGCTGGTTCTCTGA
- the rplT gene encoding 50S ribosomal protein L20, translated as MMRVKGGFTSRRRHKKVLKRAKGYRNANGTCFTHAVEKNDRAMAYSYRDRKVRKREMRKLWTIRINAAARLNGTTYSRLMGALVKSKIELDRKSLADLAVHDASAFGKLVHQIMGTP; from the coding sequence ATCATGCGCGTTAAAGGTGGATTTACATCCCGTCGTCGGCATAAAAAGGTTCTTAAACGAGCCAAAGGGTATCGCAACGCAAATGGGACCTGTTTCACTCACGCAGTGGAAAAAAATGACAGGGCGATGGCCTATTCCTATCGTGATCGTAAGGTTCGCAAGCGAGAAATGCGAAAGCTTTGGACGATTCGTATCAATGCAGCTGCAAGACTGAATGGGACAACCTATTCTCGATTGATGGGTGCCTTGGTAAAATCAAAAATTGAGCTTGATAGGAAATCCTTGGCAGATCTGGCGGTTCACGATGCGTCAGCATTTGGCAAGCTTGTTCATCAAATAATGGGCACTCCGTAA
- a CDS encoding type 2 isopentenyl-diphosphate Delta-isomerase — protein MDSSQSFSHAFENRKRDHIRLSLEKRCEAFGLSGLDRISLQHEALPELDFSDIQIGTLSLGQDLQTPFLVSSMTAGHAEGIDLNRRLARACAERGWMMGVGSQRRQLVDREMDAEWKLVREGASGVVLLGNLGLSQLIRSPHSLVERLVESLEASAMIIHTNPLQECLQPEGTPEFKGGLKALEELCRRLSVPVVLKETGCGFSKSTLLRLMETGIAAVDLSGLGGTHWGRIEGGRSIKGSIRHYAAKAFWNWGISTVESMRSVGELNPGYEVWASGGVRSGLDAAKLLAMGASIIGSAQPLLAAAIEGEGQLREKMECFEFELKTAMFCTGCADISELKSKGIWEWVQA, from the coding sequence ATAGACTCCTCTCAGAGTTTTTCCCACGCATTCGAGAACCGTAAGCGGGATCACATACGACTTTCTCTTGAAAAGCGATGTGAGGCGTTCGGCCTTTCTGGCCTTGATCGAATTTCCCTTCAACATGAGGCTTTGCCTGAGTTAGATTTTTCAGACATTCAAATTGGAACCCTCTCTCTTGGACAAGATTTGCAGACTCCTTTTTTGGTGAGTTCGATGACTGCGGGTCATGCGGAAGGGATTGATCTCAATCGTCGGTTGGCTCGAGCTTGCGCTGAGAGGGGCTGGATGATGGGAGTGGGATCTCAGCGTCGCCAGTTGGTTGACCGCGAAATGGATGCTGAATGGAAGTTGGTTAGGGAGGGTGCCTCCGGGGTTGTGCTTTTGGGCAATTTGGGTTTGTCCCAGCTCATTCGAAGTCCTCATTCTTTGGTGGAGCGGCTGGTTGAGTCTCTTGAGGCCAGTGCTATGATTATTCACACCAACCCCTTGCAGGAATGCCTACAGCCAGAGGGAACTCCAGAGTTCAAGGGAGGATTAAAAGCTTTAGAGGAGCTGTGTCGACGCCTTTCAGTTCCGGTTGTGCTGAAGGAAACGGGTTGTGGTTTTTCTAAATCGACTTTGCTGCGTTTGATGGAAACTGGTATTGCAGCTGTCGATTTAAGTGGTTTGGGTGGGACTCATTGGGGTCGAATTGAAGGGGGCCGCTCAATCAAAGGTTCTATTAGACACTACGCGGCAAAAGCCTTTTGGAATTGGGGCATCAGTACAGTAGAATCAATGCGATCAGTTGGAGAATTAAATCCTGGATATGAGGTATGGGCTTCTGGTGGAGTGAGATCAGGATTGGACGCAGCAAAACTCCTGGCCATGGGAGCAAGTATTATCGGTTCGGCTCAGCCTCTTTTGGCAGCGGCGATCGAAGGAGAAGGTCAGCTGAGAGAAAAAATGGAGTGCTTTGAATTTGAATTGAAAACAGCCATGTTTTGCACCGGTTGCGCAGACATCAGTGAACTAAAGAGCAAAGGAATATGGGAATGGGTTCAGGCTTAG
- a CDS encoding hydroxymethylglutaryl-CoA reductase, degradative — MGSGLEKQDIQGLFGGFSKLSREERYQRLIKMGALSAEDVRFLKAGGLQGTELAEKLIENVIGYFQLPLGVVSNLVIDGKPRMVPMAVEETSIIAAASKTAKWIREKGTIKTEIIGKNIIGQIQIARVKSPESFAAQVMERKESLIAAANADVAFGLVRRGGGVRDIEVRFLDRGDGDQMAVLHVLADPCEAMGANIMNQVCEYLKGPIEILTGETVTMCILSNLVDTRLTRAEIRVKSHDQEAMDRIEEASLFAQRDPYRAATNNKGVLNGIDPILIATGNDWRAVEAGVHSYASRGGQYSSITIWKREEDTLVGVLSAPIILGVVGGVTNLHPTAQMAIRMLDIESSEDLSRICAAVGLVQNLGALRALTTVGIVEGHMKLHIKNLTLAAGAQEKEIPMLQMRLEEILEMTKRISLGHAVEALKELRSKIQPVTFSPQEPV, encoded by the coding sequence ATGGGTTCAGGCTTAGAAAAGCAAGATATACAGGGTTTATTTGGTGGTTTTTCCAAACTCTCACGTGAGGAGCGCTACCAGCGCCTGATAAAAATGGGAGCTCTCAGCGCGGAAGATGTTAGATTTCTGAAGGCTGGGGGATTGCAGGGGACCGAATTGGCTGAAAAGCTAATTGAGAATGTCATCGGCTATTTTCAGTTGCCCTTGGGAGTCGTTTCTAATTTGGTGATTGATGGAAAACCGCGAATGGTTCCAATGGCCGTAGAAGAAACTTCCATTATCGCGGCTGCCTCAAAGACGGCAAAGTGGATTCGTGAAAAGGGAACAATAAAAACCGAAATCATTGGGAAGAACATCATTGGGCAAATTCAGATTGCTCGCGTGAAATCTCCAGAATCCTTTGCAGCTCAGGTTATGGAGCGAAAAGAGTCCTTGATCGCGGCAGCCAATGCGGATGTGGCTTTTGGCTTGGTTCGTCGTGGTGGTGGCGTTCGTGATATTGAAGTTCGGTTTCTAGATCGTGGTGACGGAGACCAAATGGCTGTCCTACATGTCCTGGCTGATCCTTGTGAGGCTATGGGCGCCAACATCATGAATCAAGTTTGTGAGTATCTAAAAGGACCCATAGAAATTTTAACGGGCGAAACTGTGACCATGTGTATTCTGTCCAATTTGGTGGACACTCGACTGACTCGAGCAGAAATAAGAGTCAAGAGTCATGACCAGGAAGCAATGGACCGCATCGAAGAAGCTTCTTTATTTGCACAGCGTGATCCCTATCGAGCAGCAACGAATAACAAAGGCGTGCTCAATGGGATTGATCCCATATTGATCGCAACCGGAAATGATTGGCGAGCTGTTGAGGCAGGGGTTCACTCCTACGCATCTCGTGGCGGTCAATACAGCTCGATTACCATTTGGAAAAGAGAGGAAGACACCTTGGTTGGGGTCCTTTCTGCGCCGATTATTTTGGGCGTGGTTGGAGGGGTCACGAATCTGCATCCGACGGCTCAGATGGCTATACGCATGCTTGATATTGAGTCATCTGAAGATCTTTCAAGAATTTGCGCCGCTGTAGGATTGGTTCAGAATCTTGGTGCTCTGAGAGCCTTGACAACAGTTGGAATAGTCGAGGGCCACATGAAGTTACATATCAAAAATTTGACTTTGGCGGCTGGAGCTCAGGAGAAGGAAATTCCGATGCTTCAAATGCGTCTGGAAGAAATTTTGGAAATGACAAAACGGATTAGCTTAGGTCATGCCGTTGAGGCCCTGAAGGAGCTTCGCAGTAAGATTCAACCGGTCACTTTTTCGCCTCAAGAGCCAGTTTAG
- a CDS encoding diphosphomevalonate decarboxylase → MQVRATAPSNIALIKYMGKVSSQQNQPVNSSLSFTLEYLRTAVVIEKITEEFDQWDSLVDPEFPFQVELSEAGKQRFLVHFKRLKDDWEIPGSYRVCSANNFPSDCGLASSASSFAALTLATAQLAERAGALLVSERAKPIDLQALSELSRKGSGSSCRSFFSPWAVWTQEGAHPIELPYRSLIHQAVVVESAKKSVSSSEAHQRVVTSDLFLGRSERAQRRLDLLVKAMQLQNWTQCFEICWAEFWDMHCLFETSKPSFGYMKPESLAVLEIIKNEWEKSKDGPLVTMDAGANVHLLYRLEQKELASQLSERLGGVGRVFGS, encoded by the coding sequence ATACAGGTGCGAGCGACGGCTCCCTCGAATATTGCTTTGATCAAATATATGGGTAAAGTTTCTTCACAGCAAAATCAGCCAGTGAATTCTTCGTTGTCTTTTACCTTAGAATATTTGCGAACAGCCGTGGTGATTGAGAAGATCACGGAAGAATTCGATCAGTGGGATTCCTTGGTTGATCCTGAATTTCCTTTTCAGGTGGAACTGTCTGAGGCCGGAAAGCAGCGGTTCTTGGTCCATTTTAAGCGCCTCAAAGATGATTGGGAAATCCCGGGATCTTACCGGGTTTGCAGCGCCAATAATTTCCCCTCCGATTGTGGACTTGCAAGCTCTGCTTCCAGCTTTGCAGCATTGACTCTCGCAACGGCTCAACTTGCCGAGCGCGCAGGAGCCTTATTAGTTAGCGAGAGAGCAAAACCCATTGACCTTCAAGCATTGTCTGAGTTGAGTCGAAAGGGGAGTGGATCCTCTTGTCGATCATTTTTTTCTCCTTGGGCAGTTTGGACACAAGAGGGAGCCCACCCAATTGAATTGCCCTATCGATCCTTGATTCATCAGGCAGTCGTTGTAGAGAGCGCAAAAAAATCAGTCTCAAGTAGCGAAGCACACCAGCGCGTGGTGACGAGTGATTTGTTTTTGGGTCGCAGTGAACGAGCACAGAGGCGGCTAGATCTTCTTGTAAAGGCGATGCAGTTGCAGAATTGGACTCAGTGCTTTGAAATTTGTTGGGCGGAATTTTGGGACATGCACTGTCTTTTTGAAACAAGCAAACCCAGTTTCGGGTACATGAAGCCAGAGTCTTTGGCTGTATTAGAGATAATCAAAAACGAATGGGAAAAAAGCAAGGATGGACCTTTGGTGACAATGGATGCCGGTGCAAACGTGCACCTGCTTTATCGTCTGGAGCAGAAGGAGCTCGCTTCGCAACTGAGTGAAAGGTTGGGGGGTGTGGGGAGGGTTTTTGGTTCATGA
- a CDS encoding radical SAM protein produces MDTPIDQANSKDTAASIEVEVSQPPVFKENGNKTLIMVGRDGQGRAFSAEELLAKKLNSWQGWYCAAGIENIYISHDGCVFSAVCREGGYFGNVFDYFLYVPENFIKCPKKWCMCGTDMALRKFKSQDDIHWAYTDPQSEAAENFQDFVASQPLLQSRVLPKQITWELGRRCNFSCRYCPPTASNNYESHRSWGSLKHAVDNIFKAFVKERSGKFHFSGGEPTFNPSFMDLCKYIRERRPISQPDRFHYCHVTTNGSRQPQYYEELIEYCQISVSVHFEFYNEEKLLETIAAVVARKSSDASLIWQWFGVRIMVPPGTAEKAQHLMEKIYAIPNFREQSQLNLSPIYKFKEPEGWDESLADYHPEELSFIGSHG; encoded by the coding sequence TTGGACACACCCATTGATCAAGCTAACTCCAAGGATACGGCCGCCTCTATTGAAGTTGAAGTGTCCCAACCTCCGGTTTTCAAAGAAAATGGAAATAAAACACTGATTATGGTGGGTCGCGATGGACAGGGCCGAGCCTTTTCAGCAGAAGAGTTATTGGCTAAAAAACTCAACAGTTGGCAGGGGTGGTATTGCGCGGCCGGTATTGAAAATATTTATATTTCTCATGACGGCTGTGTTTTTTCAGCTGTCTGTCGTGAGGGTGGATATTTTGGCAATGTCTTCGATTACTTTCTTTATGTTCCCGAGAATTTCATCAAGTGTCCAAAAAAATGGTGCATGTGCGGAACGGACATGGCCCTTAGAAAATTTAAGAGCCAGGACGATATTCACTGGGCTTACACAGATCCTCAATCAGAGGCCGCTGAAAATTTTCAAGACTTTGTCGCTTCGCAGCCCCTTCTTCAAAGTCGTGTTTTGCCAAAGCAAATCACTTGGGAGCTCGGTCGTCGATGTAACTTTTCTTGTCGATACTGTCCACCCACTGCGAGCAACAATTATGAATCTCATCGCAGCTGGGGCAGCCTCAAGCATGCCGTTGATAACATCTTTAAGGCCTTTGTGAAGGAAAGATCCGGGAAGTTTCATTTTAGCGGAGGGGAGCCGACATTTAACCCTTCATTTATGGATTTGTGTAAGTATATCAGGGAGCGAAGACCCATTTCTCAGCCGGACCGCTTCCATTATTGTCATGTGACGACGAATGGCAGTCGTCAGCCACAATATTACGAAGAACTCATTGAATACTGCCAGATTTCGGTGAGCGTGCATTTTGAATTTTACAATGAAGAAAAATTGCTTGAGACAATTGCGGCGGTTGTGGCGAGAAAATCAAGTGATGCGTCATTGATTTGGCAATGGTTTGGCGTTCGAATTATGGTGCCTCCCGGTACGGCAGAAAAAGCTCAGCATCTCATGGAGAAAATATACGCGATCCCAAATTTTAGAGAACAATCACAACTGAATCTTTCACCAATTTATAAGTTCAAAGAACCAGAGGGTTGGGATGAGTCGCTTGCCGATTATCATCCCGAGGAACTTTCTTTTATTGGGAGCCACGGATGA
- a CDS encoding iron-containing redox enzyme family protein, with protein MQIKESLKKIIEEQLIQIKPSIENFPWESDTHYGTWCVQTSKFVHHTVPLLDKTAAFAKGPLKEILLHHREEEFGHEKFAERDAAFFGRNPESEKMMPEALALYKSIDSAGNQIVESLFGYAFALEHISARYCGYMAKRVLDHHKKPYTKKHVANVPASFLTLHAAVDIAHTESGWKCLSHLESHTYDRLVDTMLRSFERYGNFLHAVMKESVRGAA; from the coding sequence ATGCAAATCAAGGAATCACTCAAGAAAATAATCGAAGAGCAGCTCATCCAGATAAAGCCAAGCATCGAGAATTTCCCATGGGAATCAGACACCCATTACGGAACCTGGTGCGTACAGACTTCGAAATTCGTTCACCATACGGTTCCCCTTTTGGATAAAACAGCGGCTTTTGCCAAAGGGCCTCTCAAAGAAATTCTCCTCCACCATCGCGAAGAGGAGTTTGGACACGAAAAATTTGCAGAGAGAGATGCGGCCTTTTTCGGGAGAAATCCTGAATCAGAAAAAATGATGCCCGAGGCCTTGGCTCTCTATAAATCCATAGACAGCGCCGGAAATCAAATTGTCGAATCCCTCTTTGGCTATGCGTTTGCCTTAGAGCACATTTCAGCAAGATACTGCGGGTACATGGCAAAACGCGTTCTCGATCACCACAAAAAGCCGTACACAAAAAAACATGTGGCGAATGTCCCAGCTAGCTTTCTCACCCTGCATGCAGCCGTTGACATTGCCCACACTGAGTCAGGATGGAAGTGCCTCAGTCACTTGGAGAGCCACACCTATGATCGTCTTGTCGATACGATGCTGAGATCATTTGAAAGGTACGGCAATTTTCTTCATGCCGTCATGAAGGAATCAGTTCGAGGAGCTGCTTGA
- the dbpA gene encoding ATP-dependent RNA helicase DbpA has translation MTNNFSSLAISQKLLRAVQDIGFNEMTPIQAASIPALLAGKDLIAQSQTGSGKTAAFIIPILQKIEVSKLAVQALILCPTRELSDQVLREFQRFSKSFQGLQALALVGGQPYPPQTQALQRGVQLIVGTPGRTLEHLRSGQLDLRNVRIFVLDEADRMLEEGFADEMNAILRELPKRRQTLFFSATFPEGLESLSQKYQHAAERITISDEPQTAPMIEQYVYESENPQKIETLIKILKNHPSMCTLIFCRTKSTVDEIGKILEKSKVRTEVLHGNLEQKERDRAMSLFRNGSVRILVATDVAARGLDIDSLELVINLDLPSSPETYVHRIGRTGRAGRKGVAVSISTAYETEKVLEIEKATGVSMIRRALEPTNNLALGPEFEKTLMKTLQVSGGRSDKLRPGDILGALTAEPHPLSASNIGKIQIQDRFSYIAITPDMTEKALNKLRTTKIKGAKFKAYLVE, from the coding sequence ATGACAAATAATTTTAGTTCTCTTGCCATTTCTCAAAAGCTCTTGCGTGCCGTTCAGGATATTGGATTTAATGAAATGACGCCCATCCAAGCGGCGAGCATTCCTGCTTTGCTCGCAGGCAAAGATTTGATCGCGCAATCTCAGACCGGCAGCGGTAAAACCGCGGCCTTTATCATTCCCATTCTTCAAAAAATTGAGGTTTCTAAATTAGCCGTTCAGGCTTTAATTCTCTGTCCAACTCGCGAATTGAGCGACCAAGTGCTACGCGAATTTCAGAGGTTTTCAAAGTCATTCCAGGGACTTCAAGCCCTGGCTTTGGTTGGCGGACAGCCCTACCCACCCCAAACGCAAGCCCTTCAGAGAGGGGTCCAACTCATTGTGGGAACACCGGGACGCACCCTGGAACATCTCAGAAGTGGCCAGCTGGACTTGAGAAACGTGCGGATTTTTGTTTTAGATGAGGCGGATCGTATGCTCGAAGAAGGATTTGCGGACGAAATGAATGCAATCCTGAGAGAATTGCCGAAACGCCGACAGACTCTCTTCTTTTCAGCGACATTTCCAGAAGGTTTGGAAAGTTTAAGTCAAAAATACCAACATGCTGCTGAAAGAATAACAATTTCCGACGAGCCGCAGACCGCTCCCATGATTGAGCAATATGTTTACGAATCTGAAAACCCACAAAAGATCGAAACATTAATTAAAATCTTAAAAAATCATCCCTCCATGTGCACCTTGATTTTTTGTCGCACTAAATCGACGGTAGATGAGATTGGAAAAATTCTCGAGAAGTCCAAGGTCAGAACAGAGGTTCTGCATGGAAATTTGGAGCAGAAGGAAAGAGATCGCGCGATGTCACTATTTCGAAATGGCAGTGTGCGGATCCTGGTCGCCACGGATGTCGCAGCCAGAGGACTCGACATCGATTCACTGGAACTGGTGATCAACCTGGATTTGCCATCCAGCCCTGAGACCTATGTTCACCGGATTGGTCGGACTGGGCGAGCGGGACGCAAAGGCGTTGCTGTCTCTATTTCGACAGCCTATGAAACTGAAAAGGTCCTAGAAATTGAAAAAGCTACCGGTGTGTCCATGATTCGAAGAGCACTTGAACCAACAAATAACTTGGCTCTTGGACCTGAATTTGAAAAAACTCTGATGAAGACGCTCCAGGTTTCTGGAGGCCGCTCTGACAAGCTCAGGCCTGGAGATATTCTAGGTGCGCTCACGGCAGAACCCCATCCCCTATCAGCTTCCAATATCGGAAAAATCCAGATTCAAGATCGCTTCAGTTATATTGCGATCACACCCGATATGACAGAGAAGGCTTTAAACAAATTGAGGACGACAAAAATCAAAGGTGCAAAATTTAAAGCCTATCTAGTCGAGTAA
- the tnpA gene encoding IS200/IS605 family transposase, whose translation MLVTKYRKRCLNPEQLDFLKQEFGRLLCEWDCRLLEFSGKEDHVHLLFEAHPAMNLSKLINNLKTVTSRLIRKKFPAHLKKYYWKPVFWTRAYCLISTGGATLEVIKKYVENQGNEKSS comes from the coding sequence GTGTTAGTAACCAAATATCGAAAAAGATGTCTCAATCCAGAGCAATTAGATTTTCTAAAGCAAGAGTTTGGCAGACTTCTTTGTGAATGGGACTGCAGACTCCTCGAGTTTAGCGGCAAAGAAGACCACGTTCATCTTCTCTTTGAAGCACACCCGGCGATGAATCTTTCAAAGCTCATCAACAACCTAAAAACCGTAACGAGCAGACTTATTAGGAAGAAGTTTCCAGCACACCTGAAGAAATATTATTGGAAACCTGTTTTCTGGACTCGAGCCTATTGTCTCATTTCGACGGGCGGAGCGACACTTGAGGTCATAAAAAAATATGTAGAAAATCAGGGAAATGAAAAATCATCCTGA
- a CDS encoding transposase: MNPLTRRYKFEIFPSPVQKRHLGKIFGSVRFVYNQFLKINEELYADGIQKLSRTEMQEHLLIWKEAIDWLSDVPSQSLQVATHDLDVAYQNLFAGRGKKPRLKKKLAAQSFSLPQPKIKSVSGQTCVFIPKYKTWIPMKMHREFPDGAKFGAATISKTASGRYFVSIVTKFNTKEKILSTHDGIVGVDLNIKQIVLSDGEKIQVPKTLETLESRKRRLQKKMQRQRDMQKSEKREDRSNNYEKTRLQLAKLHEKIKFQREDYLHKLALNIYRKNQVVAMETLNVKGMMKNRRLAKSIAFQSWGRLVEIMKVYAVQYDKHLHFISTWFPSSKMCHQCGFVNSELTLSDREWTCESCHIHHDRDVNAAINIQNEGGSYPVHKPVERKGSVVRPKGRTTTMASAKQESSRFEVAS; the protein is encoded by the coding sequence ATGAATCCACTCACGAGACGCTACAAATTCGAAATTTTTCCCTCACCGGTGCAGAAACGGCATCTAGGGAAGATATTTGGCTCGGTTCGCTTTGTGTACAACCAATTTCTAAAGATAAACGAGGAGCTGTACGCGGATGGGATACAGAAACTCTCTCGCACAGAGATGCAAGAACATCTCCTCATCTGGAAAGAAGCCATTGACTGGCTGAGTGACGTGCCAAGTCAATCCTTGCAAGTTGCAACTCACGATCTCGATGTCGCCTATCAGAATCTGTTTGCAGGACGCGGTAAAAAGCCAAGACTCAAAAAGAAGTTGGCTGCGCAAAGTTTTTCACTCCCACAACCAAAAATCAAATCAGTGTCGGGACAAACTTGCGTATTTATTCCAAAATACAAGACTTGGATACCGATGAAAATGCATAGAGAATTTCCAGACGGTGCAAAGTTCGGTGCCGCCACCATCTCTAAAACTGCAAGTGGACGATACTTCGTCAGCATCGTCACAAAATTCAATACGAAGGAGAAAATTCTTTCAACCCATGATGGGATCGTTGGTGTGGATCTGAACATCAAGCAGATTGTTCTGAGTGATGGCGAGAAGATCCAGGTTCCAAAGACATTGGAAACGCTCGAGAGCAGAAAGCGCAGGCTTCAAAAGAAGATGCAGCGCCAACGAGATATGCAGAAATCAGAAAAGCGCGAAGATCGCTCCAATAACTACGAAAAAACAAGATTACAGCTTGCAAAGTTGCACGAAAAAATAAAGTTCCAAAGGGAGGACTATCTTCACAAATTGGCTCTCAATATCTACCGCAAGAACCAAGTGGTGGCGATGGAGACACTCAATGTGAAGGGCATGATGAAAAACCGAAGACTGGCAAAGTCAATTGCGTTTCAGTCATGGGGAAGACTTGTTGAGATAATGAAGGTGTATGCTGTCCAATACGACAAACATTTGCATTTTATATCGACTTGGTTTCCAAGTTCTAAGATGTGCCATCAGTGCGGGTTCGTGAACAGCGAACTCACACTTTCCGATCGGGAATGGACATGTGAATCATGTCATATTCATCACGATAGGGACGTCAATGCTGCAATAAATATTCAAAACGAGGGTGGGTCCTACCCCGTTCATAAGCCTGTGGAGAGGAAAGGCTCTGTTGTACGGCCGAAAGGGCGCACAACAACCATGGCCTCGGCGAAGCAGGAATCATCAAGATTTGAGGTGGCATCGTGA
- a CDS encoding FecR domain-containing protein, protein MDKIGFAVVALFLCSFAFAGEGLTVVKKSGQVRYNQKEVKAGEFLPLGGLIEVGSTDESFVDLTYPEGHRLRLKKNTKVNLIALGTKNASQIDIAIGQVFAYFVKDKKAENIQIKTKSAVVGVRGTKFLVEASEEKGTYVCVCEGVVNVRGVGDHSKDGERTVKANQDLWARPGKSMGIPIDSPDMSKMTTAEFADMGVQ, encoded by the coding sequence ATGGATAAAATCGGTTTTGCAGTTGTGGCCCTTTTTTTATGTTCATTTGCTTTCGCTGGTGAAGGTTTGACGGTCGTTAAGAAATCTGGCCAAGTTCGCTACAATCAAAAGGAAGTCAAAGCAGGTGAATTCTTACCTCTTGGAGGATTGATCGAGGTCGGCAGCACTGATGAGTCATTTGTCGATCTCACATATCCCGAAGGGCATCGCCTTCGGTTAAAGAAAAATACAAAGGTGAACTTGATTGCCTTAGGTACAAAAAATGCGAGTCAAATTGATATCGCCATCGGGCAAGTATTTGCCTATTTTGTGAAGGACAAAAAGGCAGAAAATATTCAGATAAAAACCAAGTCTGCTGTAGTAGGCGTACGCGGGACAAAATTTTTGGTCGAGGCCAGTGAAGAAAAAGGCACCTACGTTTGTGTTTGCGAAGGCGTGGTCAATGTGCGAGGGGTCGGAGACCACTCTAAAGACGGAGAGCGGACAGTAAAAGCAAATCAAGATCTTTGGGCACGACCAGGTAAGTCCATGGGGATTCCTATCGATTCGCCCGATATGTCTAAAATGACCACTGCCGAATTCGCCGATATGGGCGTACAGTAA